From Drosophila virilis strain 15010-1051.87 chromosome X, Dvir_AGI_RSII-ME, whole genome shotgun sequence, the proteins below share one genomic window:
- the LOC6633507 gene encoding uncharacterized protein, whose product MDVKMKTETKQAPQVVWDEENTVKLIKAYEAQNVLWNPENRGFMHRNARYDAWKAMANVMQTSVEDVKRKMNSLIAVFRSQYRKGVANPRWWASHMSFLLNPGKADKKDCQPKLDLKSSTCDNSENSDNSLSNDLDGSDREFILTEPNKRPYQSAFQEFCAEFEPPKRLIIVEEGARIGHAIQLNTNPPTNLNSQANLNPPSNLNSQANLNSQANLNPPSNLNSQAYLNPPSNLNPHNDDRQPCGAESPTRPDPNSDDDDIKLYAKYLECKLKKYSLHTRNAIQFEFNRILYEADLGLHDKTNASSHAPNNTNNISFS is encoded by the exons ATGGATGTAAAGATGAAAACAGAAACCAAACAAGCGCCGCAGGTTGTGTGGGATGAAGAGAACACAGTGAAACTGATCAAGGCGTATGAGGCACAGAATGTGCTATGGAATCCAGAAAATCGCGGCTTCATGCATCGCAATGCCAGATACGATGCATGGAAGGCGATGGCGAACGTGATGCAAACGAGCGTGGAGGATGTTAAGAGAAAAATGAATTCCTTAATTGCCGTTTTTAGATCGCAGTATCGCAAGGGTGTTGCCAATCCCCGTTGGTGGGCCAGTCACATGTCCTTTCTGCTCAATCCAGGCAAGGCCGACAAAAAAGACTGCCAGCCAAAG TTGGACTTAAAATCCAGCACTTGCGACAATTCCGAAAATAGCGATAATTCGCTATCGAACGATCTCGACGGCAGCGATAGAGAGTTCATTCTGACCGAGCCAAACAAACGACCCTACCAATCGGCATTCCAAGAGTTTTGCGCCGAATTCGAGCCACCGAAACGTCTGATCATCGTCGAGGAGGGCGCCCGCATCGGCCATGCGATCCAACTGAACACGAATCCGCCAACGAATTTGAATTCGCAAGCGAATCTGAATCCGCCATCGAATTTGAATTCGCAAGCGAATCTGAATTCGCAAGCGAATCTGAATCCGCCATCGAATTTGAATTCGCAAGCGTATCTGAATCCGCCATCGAATTTGAATCCGCATAACGATGATCGACAGCCGTGCGGCGCCGAGAGCCCAACGCGGCCCGATCCCAATTCGGATGACGATGATATCAAGTTATATGCCAAGTATCTGGAGTGTAAGCTGAAGAAGTATTCGTTGCATACGCGCAATGCGATTCAGTTCGAGTTCAATCGCATTCTCTACGAGGCCGATTTGGGTCTGCACGATAAGACAAACGCCTCCAGCCACGCCcccaacaacaccaacaacattAGCTTTTC ATAA